TTTAGTTTCTGTTATACCATTTGCACTTGGTATTTATAAATTTTCAGAAAAGAAAAATGCTGCGGATAAATATCTTGGATATTTAGCATTAATAACATTTCTAACATGCATATTTATTTTGCCTTCATTAAAGATTAGATCTTCGTGGATAGCGGTAGTAATTGGTGTAACAGCAGTATATCTTTTTAAAAATGAAATAAGAGAAAAAATAAGTAAGTTAACGAACAGTCCGGTAAAAAAAATGTCAGCAGTTTTGCTGGTTGTTATGTTGTTTGTTTCTGCAATAATTTTTTTATACAAGATTAAACCAGCTTCAGCAGATGGAAGATTACTTATATGGAAAATAAGCAGTAGAATAATTAAAAATAACTTCATCTGGGGTATAGGATTTAACCGCTATGCTGTTGAATATGGTAATTATCAAGCAGATTATTTTGATAATGAGGAAGGAAGTGAGTATGAAAGATTTATAGCCGGTAATGTTAGACAAGCACACAATGAATATTTGCAGATATGGGCTGAACTTGGTATTGTAGGTTTACTGTTGTGGATAGGAATAATAATATCTGCTCTTTGGGGGTATAGAAGAAATGATTTACCGCCGCCAAATAATAATTTGATAACGGGATTAAAAGTTTCTGCTAAAGCTTCTTTAATTTCACTTCTTGTTGTTTCAGTCTTCTCTTTTCCGCTTCATATCTTACCTACATATATAAACCTTGTATTCATGCTTTCAATCTTATCAGCTACGTTAGAATCAAGCAATGCATTTTCTCTTAAGGTTTTTCACTTTAACGTTCCATATTATTTAAGAACAGCTTTCGTAATTGCAGCAATTGCTTTCGCTTCTTTTACAGTTGCAGAAAATTACAAATTATACAATGCCTATAAATTATGGAAAGATGCCTATGAACTAGCTGCTTACGGAGAGTACAAAGGCTCGATAAAAAAGTTTGAGCAAGCTTATCCAGCGTTAAAAAGCGAAGGGGAATTTTTATTCAACTACGGCGGAGTTTTGATGCTAAATGGTAAATTTGAGAAGGCGGCTGCATTATTAGAGGATTCAAAGAAAAATTATTTAGATCCCAAGCAATACATCAATTTGGGAATTTGTTTTGAAAATATGAATGAATTTAGTAAAGCTGAACAAAGCTACAAACATGCAGCAAAAATGGAGCCGAATACACTTTATCCGAGATATCTCTTAACAAAGCTGTACATGAAAGAGAAAAAATATAAGCTAGCAAAAAATGAATGCGAAAAGATAATTAGTGCCAAAATAAAGATTAAAACCACAGCAACACAACAAATGAAAGAAGAAATAAAAAGTTTATCGGAATCTATCGCTTTGCGATTGGCATCATTAACTGACTCTGCACTGAGCGGAGCTAAATAAACAAAAATAATGGAGGTATAAAATGGCACAGTTAATTAAAAAACACCGTTCTAAGGCAGCCAAGCTTGTCGGCGCTGCTTTATTTGTTCTGCTAATGTTTTTTAATCTGCAGATAGCAACAAACCCAAACAATAACGGAGATATTGATTTGTTTGGACTGAAGATTTCACTTTTTACGCCGTCGGTTTATGCAACTGCTGCTGATTGTTGTCAGCAGAGAATGGGTTACATTTGTTCAACAAACCACAAGGATTGGGTAGATTATATACCTTGCAAATAGTAACACTAAATGTAGAACCCGCAACAATATTTTTAGGTAATTGCATTAAAAGAAAGGGTTTTACCGTTTTATTAGCTCCTTGACACGGATAAATATAGGACTTTAAAAAGGTAGCTTTTAACTAGAGATTGAAAGATGAAAAAGAAAAACATTCGGAAAGTGGTAAGCAGTAAGAAAAGTTTATTAACAACCATTCTGTTAATATTCTCCTTGATTTGTTTAATAGTTTGTAAAAGTAATTCCGATAGTAACAGAAAAATTATAAGTCATGAAGTTATAGGCTCGGACTCATTGGGATATGTGAGAGATATGGTTATTTGCAATGACTATTTAGTATTGCTAGATGTAAAACCTTTAAATAGAATGAAAAACCAGCTTAGAGTATATGATTTGAAAAATTTTAATTTTCTATACTCAACTGGTAAAGTTGGTTCCGGGCCAGGAGAGTTTTTGCAAGGTATGTCATTGAATAAAATAGCTTATGGTAAAGGTGGTTTTTCTTTACTGGACTTGTCATATAAGAAAGTAATTATTTTTCAACCGGATAACTCAGGCAGATTAACCTATTCGAAAGCAATACAACTAAAAGAAGGCCGCGCTTATATGCCAGTAATTGTAAATGATTCAACAATATTTAGTTTAGGCCTTGAGTTGTTTAGTGGAAGATTTGCCGTATACAATTCTTTAGGTAATATGATAGAAACACTCGGCGAACTGCCACCAGGTAAAGAAAAAGATACACCTGTGCCAGTCCATCAACAAGCATGTAAGGGATTGATGAGAATGACTCCAGATGGAGAAAAATTAGTTGTAAGTTATCAGTTTGCTGAATTGATAGATATTTATAACACTGAAGGAGTTTTATTGAGAAGAATTACTGGGAGAATTGGAATGCCCAAATATAGGCCTATTGTAAGAAATGGATACCCGACCTTTATTATTAATGAGGAGACAATTTTGGGTTATTTAGATATAGAGGTTACGAATAAATATATAATTGCGTTGTTTTCAGGTGAGTCAGCTTCTACTGCGCAATACGAAAGTGATAAAATTAGAGTGTATACTTTAGTAGATGGTGATTTGATAAAAACAAATGTTTTAGATACGAAAATTTCACAAATAGAAATAGATGTCGTTAACAATAGATTATTGGCTGTTAGTTATTTCCCATTTCCAAAAGTTTATTCTTTTGATTTACAAAAAATGCTTTACTAAAATTTTTTGTGGGATTGTTCTGATAAAAGATAAAAATCACAGTATTAAGCTAATGAAAGAACTGATAAAAATTTGTCTTTTAAATAACTCCGCACTAAGCGGAGCTAAATAAACAAAAATAATGGAGGTATAAAATGGTACAGTTAATTAAAAAGCACCGTTCTAAGGCAGCCGAGCTTGTCGGTGCTGCATTATTTGTTCTGCTAATGTTTTTTAATTTGCAGATAGCAACAAACCCAAACAGCAATGGAGATATTGATTTGTTTGGACTGAAGATTTCACTTTTTGCGCCGTCGGTTTATGCTACGGGAGGTGTTTGTCCGTCATGTCCCTATCAATATGAAATTCGGATAAATCCATCTAACACTTGTCCAAGTGGATATTGGTATAATTGTTGGACATATGGTCATGAGTGCCAGACTTCTGTTAGTGGTTGTGCATAGAATTCAAGAATGGGTTCATTGATTACCTTTGAACCCATTACTTTATAATACAACAATACAATAAAACAAGGGAAATTCTAAATGACGGCAAGTTTGTATTTATATATATATTTGTTATTAGTATGCCCTATTATGTTTTGTTTTTGCCAAGATGAAAAGAGTGTACTGAATCATAAGGTTAGTGAAAAAAAAATTATTCTGAGTTCGAATTTTGATGAAGCCTTTACTAAATACAAAGAATTCATAATTGATACAACTATAAAAGTAGGCGATATAGTATCATTAGATATAAATAATAACAGTATTCTAATTTCTGATTACATTGGACAAAAAGTTTTCATTATTGATTTTAACGGCAGATTAAAAAAATACTTACTCCAGAACCATGTAATCCTGGATTCCACTGGGTCCCTGTTTCAGCAAAGTTTATTAATAATAAAATCTATGTTATTAATGCTGCCCCATGGGGGTATAGATTTGATGAAAATGGTAATTGTCTTGGAAGAATGGAAGCATCTTTTCTGCCACCCAAACATTTAACTGGTTTTGGGAGTGATAAACTAATTGGGTACTATGCCATAGATAAGAAATTGTCAATAAAAATATTAAGTTCTTTAGGTAAAGAAGAAGCTTCATTTGGTGTGTTTCCATCAGAATATAAAAATTTTATCTATCGATTTGAAGCTGGTGGATTAGTAGTAGATAAGTATAAAAATATTTATCAAATGAATGTATCTAGTCCTGAAATTTATAAATATAATAAGGAAGGGAAATTGATTAAGATTTTTGATAACTATTCTAAGCGTTTTAGATATTTACAAAAAGATTTAAGTGATGATCCAATCTCTATAATAAACGAAACAAAAAATCTAAAAGATATTTCGTTGGCGGAGAGGCTATTTTTACTAAACGAAAAAACACTATTAATTAAACTTAGACACAAAAACAATTTCGGTATATTGCTGCTAAATTTGGAAGGAAAATTATTACATGAACATGAATTTGAACTAAAAGATAATTTGGTATGTGCAAAAAATAATTACTTAATTTTTATTAAAAATCAACAGGTTGCAAAAGACAGTATCTATGTTAATCCAATATTAATTATATATAAATTAAAATAATTATTAACTCCATATGAATAAAGCCAATAGATGTAACCTTTATAAATATGCTTTCTTTTTAGTATTGACCCTTTCCATTACTATCATTAATCTTTTATACCAAATGAACAAAAACAACAATAATAATCGGTTTCATACTAAAGAAGAACAAAGGTATAACTCTTTATTTCTTTCTCAAAAAATACAAGGTACTGTAATTTTAAATAAAAAGGGAAAACTTCTCAAAGAAAACAAAGAAATGGAAATTAACTTTGCGAAAACCACCTTAGTAATAATATTGTCTAAATTAGGTTGTAGCCAATGCCAAACTCGAGAAATTTGAAACGTTAGAAGTGTAAAAAAATTCTTAAGAAATACGAACGTTTTTTGCATTGCAAATAAAAAAGAAACTGACTTATTAAGAATAATAAGTCGAACTTTAGAAATTGATTTTCCTTTAATTACTGTAGATGATAAAAATTTTAGGGATTTATCATTTTCTGAGACTTATCCACAAGTTTATTTAATAAAAAATAACAGAATTTTAGCGTCATTATTTGCTATACCTGGAGACGATCAATTTTCAGAGAATTTTTATAATACAATAAAAAACATCATATTTTAATGGTTATGTATATAAATCCTGAAATTACTCCTTTAATCGTTAGATTATATTTCTAGCTAGTAAATTAAAATTTGTTTTAACGCTTAAAAAATTGAGTGCAGTTAAAAATTTTGAGAAAGCTTATCAAGTATTGAAAATCGAAGGCGGTATTTATTTAATTATACGGCATAGTTTCGGCGCAGCATTATTTGTTCTGCTAATGTTTTTTAATCTGCAGATAGCAACAAACCCAAACAGCAATGGAGATATTGATTTGTTTGGACTGAAGATTTCGCTTTTTATGCCGTCGGTTTATGCAACTGCTAGTTGTAAAGCTGAATTGAAATGTGGCACAAGCGGCACCGTTAGTTGTAGCGGGGATAGAGAATGCCGCATTTTAGGTAGTTGTGTTTACTGTGATTCAGTAAGCGCATGTTGTTGAATTTTGTCATTCTAATTTTAAGTACCATTCTCTATGCATCAATACAGTAAATTCTTTTTCATTCAATTTGATGCATAGAGGTATTTTTTATAAATATTGAGGTTACAAATGAGAATAAAATTTGTCTTATTATCTTTAATATTAGTAGCCTTATTGCTTTGCACATGTACTAAAAGTAAAGAATATATAGTGGAAGCTCCAATTGTGAAAAAAACAATATTAGAAGACAGCTCATATATTTCTTTCGCCTACAATATAATTTTTTATAAAAATAAGTATTATGTATCTGACTTGGATAATTATAGAGTATTAATATTAGACACAAATTTAACATATGTTAACTCAATTGGTAAATATGGCAAAGGACCTGGTGAATTTACTGCAGTTACAGAAATCTATATTGATAATGATACACTATATGCGTTTGATCCAAATAAGAATAAGTTTAATGTGTTTAGTATAGATGGTAATTTCATTAAAGAACTTGAGGTGCAATATCCTGTTTATCGTAAATTCTTTGTATCTAAGGGTCAAATAGTTTTTTGTCACCCATATAGCGAGGAACCAATTGTAATGGTAAACAAAAACGGTGAGCTGATAAGTTCTTTTGGTCATCTAACAAATAAATATAGTGATGAACAAAAGTATTCTACTAATCAGTGGGATGTTTTATATGATGAAAAGAACATTGTTTTGGTAAATATCACGGATCCAGTGATTGATATATATACTAACGACCTGTCTTTTGTCAAAAGAATAGATTTATCAGATAAAGGTTTTTTTGCTTCAATGTATGAATTTAAAAACGAAAAAATTAGAAAAAACGCAAGCATGAAAAGGAACACTTTTAGTATTATTAAAGATTCATATTTGAGCAATAATAAAGTATATATGGTGTATTTCGATAGAACAAAAGACAAAACATACGCTAATAAATTATTAATCTACGATTATAAAAGTAATAACTTGAGTTTACCAGTTATTTTAATGTCTTCCACTAATGAGAGCATGAAATTTATTACAGCAATATCAGTGCATAATGGTAATGTGGTAGTTTATGACAGAGACACGGGTGTGCTTGCTAAGTACAAGTTCAGTCAGGAGGTTAATAATGAAAAATTATAAGCCAGTTATTACTGGCAGTATTATAATTGTGTTGTTATTTATAACATATTATAATTATAAATCAAGTCGTAATATAGCTAACGAAAACAAGACTTATAGAATTTTTAGAGTAGATATTAACGATATTAAGAGTAGGATTAGAGAGAAGAATTTCATATTATTTTACTGCAATAAGAACAGATTGTGGTGGTTGTATTAAACTCGGATATGAAATAATTAATAACCTAAAGAAAAGAAATAGCGAGAAAAATATAAGTTCTTTCATTACAATAGGACAGATTGAAAAATTCAGAAATGATAGTATATTATATAAAAACAAAGTGCCTATTTTACTAGATGTAACAGGATATATTCAAAAAAGTCTTCATAACATCTCGACCCCAGTAATAATATTTGGCTTTACGGATAGTTCTGGTACTGCTATCAAAATTAAAAATAATAATACAACAGAAAAGATAATAAGAGATATAGTAAAACAGCTGGGGATCAAATATTAGAAAATGTCAAAAGAAAAAGGCAGCCGAGCTTGTCGGTGCTGCATTATTTGTTCTGCTAATGTTTTTTAATTTGCAGATAGCAACAAACCCAAACAGCAATGGAGATATTGATTTGTTTGGACTGAAGATTTCGCTTTTTATGCCGTCGGTTTATGCAACGGGAGGTAGTAATGGATATGGTAAATGGGTATATTATCCGAGCCATGGTTTGTGCCGTTTTGAGCCTATTTCATTAGGTGATAGGTGGGAATGTACAGGGCTGTGGAGTTGGACTGTATGTTCACCTCAGTGATAAACTAATAAGCTTAGCCGGCAATTTAAATTTGCCGGCTACTTTTTTTACTTCCAATAACAATGGGCCATATTATGAAAAAATATTTATCTATGCTTATCGTTATATTGTTAATAGCTTGTAATTCAGATGAATTTAAAAGTAAGATAACAACAGAGGATTTAGGGACATTAGAACCAAATAAGAAACTCCAGCGCTTAAGCAAGTTTAATAATTTTGGAGATATTTTTACTTTGAAAAGAAAAGTGCAGTTGGAAACAACTTTGCAAAATGTAATGGGTAGGCCATGGTCGGTTATTATTCAGAATGATAGAATTATCATTATAGATTTGATAACTGCAAAGTCAATTTTTGTGTTTTCTGGTAGTGGTAGGTATATAGGCACAATCGGTAGGGTAGGAGATGGTCCAGGTGAGTTTAGAAGCCCAAATCTCGCAGCTTTAGTAAGCGATAAATTATTTATTTATGATCCAATTTTATCACGGATTTCGGTTTTTAGTGTAAATGATAGAAATTATTTAAGAAGTTGGGGAGTCAGAAACTTTTATGAATCAATGACAACTGTCAATGGAAAACTTGCCATGTTGAATAGAGTTGGTCAAGGGTACGAAACTGATTTTGAAATTTTCGATTCTTTGGGCAATAAAATTTCATCCAGTACTTTTCCCAAGTCTTTATCTGAAGAAAAAAGAAGGTTCATGTTTGGGGGTAGTTTTAGGTTAAGTAGTTACAACAATAAGTTATTATATATAGGAGCTGATGAGTTTAAAATAATCTGCTATGACATAAATGCTGGTAAAGTATTATGGATAAGTCAAGAGATACCTTCCGTTTTAAAGGTTCCTAAAGAGTTGCCTCCAAACTTTGGCGAATTAGGAATAAATAGAATAAAATGGTTAAAGAATAATTATTCTTCACTATTAGACTTTTTCTGCTTTAATAATGGTTTAATTATTGTTTTAGCAGATGATTATTTTTTATTATATGACAATAATGGCAATTTTATTACTGCAGTAAAAAGTCCTAATGATAAAGATTATTTTACTACAGATGGTAATTATCTTTACGAAATTACTGAGCCATACATTAATGATAATAAAGATGTAGTTAATCCTAAAGTTTATGTATATGAAGTGGCAAATGCAGAATTAAATTATTGAGTGCTTAGTGAGGTCTCTCAATGAATAAAAATCATAGAATATCTCTCTTGTATCTACTTATACTTTTCACCATAATCCTATC
This genomic interval from Melioribacteraceae bacterium 4301-Me contains the following:
- a CDS encoding O-antigen ligase family protein; this translates as MIFSTAIIKTDEIYKGFENTWYFYFVVAASIILIIVSVNFILPHLRKQNKITFPEGMDSHNPIDTFIVLFLFYSFLRLLFTPSETLDNKQFTILLFLTILYFIWKEFIKRNLTQERMLVPLVILISAFLLSGLIEAVLGILQLYDVMPGYVNSYFKVNGTFVNPDHYSGYLVSVIPFALGIYKFSEKKNAADKYLGYLALITFLTCIFILPSLKIRSSWIAVVIGVTAVYLFKNEIREKISKLTNSPVKKMSAVLLVVMLFVSAIIFLYKIKPASADGRLLIWKISSRIIKNNFIWGIGFNRYAVEYGNYQADYFDNEEGSEYERFIAGNVRQAHNEYLQIWAELGIVGLLLWIGIIISALWGYRRNDLPPPNNNLITGLKVSAKASLISLLVVSVFSFPLHILPTYINLVFMLSILSATLESSNAFSLKVFHFNVPYYLRTAFVIAAIAFASFTVAENYKLYNAYKLWKDAYELAAYGEYKGSIKKFEQAYPALKSEGEFLFNYGGVLMLNGKFEKAAALLEDSKKNYLDPKQYINLGICFENMNEFSKAEQSYKHAAKMEPNTLYPRYLLTKLYMKEKKYKLAKNECEKIISAKIKIKTTATQQMKEEIKSLSESIALRLASLTDSALSGAK
- a CDS encoding BF3164 family lipoprotein: MKKKNIRKVVSSKKSLLTTILLIFSLICLIVCKSNSDSNRKIISHEVIGSDSLGYVRDMVICNDYLVLLDVKPLNRMKNQLRVYDLKNFNFLYSTGKVGSGPGEFLQGMSLNKIAYGKGGFSLLDLSYKKVIIFQPDNSGRLTYSKAIQLKEGRAYMPVIVNDSTIFSLGLELFSGRFAVYNSLGNMIETLGELPPGKEKDTPVPVHQQACKGLMRMTPDGEKLVVSYQFAELIDIYNTEGVLLRRITGRIGMPKYRPIVRNGYPTFIINEETILGYLDIEVTNKYIIALFSGESASTAQYESDKIRVYTLVDGDLIKTNVLDTKISQIEIDVVNNRLLAVSYFPFPKVYSFDLQKMLY
- a CDS encoding BF3164 family lipoprotein, which translates into the protein MRIKFVLLSLILVALLLCTCTKSKEYIVEAPIVKKTILEDSSYISFAYNIIFYKNKYYVSDLDNYRVLILDTNLTYVNSIGKYGKGPGEFTAVTEIYIDNDTLYAFDPNKNKFNVFSIDGNFIKELEVQYPVYRKFFVSKGQIVFCHPYSEEPIVMVNKNGELISSFGHLTNKYSDEQKYSTNQWDVLYDEKNIVLVNITDPVIDIYTNDLSFVKRIDLSDKGFFASMYEFKNEKIRKNASMKRNTFSIIKDSYLSNNKVYMVYFDRTKDKTYANKLLIYDYKSNNLSLPVILMSSTNESMKFITAISVHNGNVVVYDRDTGVLAKYKFSQEVNNEKL
- a CDS encoding 6-bladed beta-propeller, encoding MKKYLSMLIVILLIACNSDEFKSKITTEDLGTLEPNKKLQRLSKFNNFGDIFTLKRKVQLETTLQNVMGRPWSVIIQNDRIIIIDLITAKSIFVFSGSGRYIGTIGRVGDGPGEFRSPNLAALVSDKLFIYDPILSRISVFSVNDRNYLRSWGVRNFYESMTTVNGKLAMLNRVGQGYETDFEIFDSLGNKISSSTFPKSLSEEKRRFMFGGSFRLSSYNNKLLYIGADEFKIICYDINAGKVLWISQEIPSVLKVPKELPPNFGELGINRIKWLKNNYSSLLDFFCFNNGLIIVLADDYFLLYDNNGNFITAVKSPNDKDYFTTDGNYLYEITEPYINDNKDVVNPKVYVYEVANAELNY